In Pyrus communis chromosome 15, drPyrComm1.1, whole genome shotgun sequence, the genomic stretch GTTCCCCTAAGCAAGGCTCTAATTCTTTCCTGGTGTTCAAGAAGGGAATTGAATCCTTTTTCATTTCATTATATTGATGGATAATAATGGAATGTTAAACTTTACTGCTTTCCTTTTcaagttttgatgaatttagttGTTTACATGGTAGATCATTTATGGAGACATATCTACCGACATTTAAGGAGAAGAATCCTCAGCTAGAGGTGATTACTGAACTCATCCGCGGTCAGCACCCACATCTGAAGGGCTTATAcagtaactctctctctccctttatCTCTCTTATCAAGCACCCGTGCATGCAGTCACTTGCACTCATGGTCACTGCATAACACCTTAAATCCTCATgaggcttttctttgtcaatgcACAGAGAACAAGACTGAAAAGGTGGTATGTGTGAAGAACATGGATTCAGAAGAGGTTCTTCAATATGCAAACAGGCTAAGAAACCAACTGGGGAGAAAAGTGGTGAAGCTGAAGACTAGACATGTAACCAAACATCCCAGCGTGCAAGGTACCTGGACAACTGACGTAAAGTTTTGAAGCACAAGAAACAATCGCATCGCAAACAGTTTCTTGTGGTGTGTTTCCGAGCAGTTGTGGACTATAGTTCGGAATTGGTAGTCAAGTCAGTTGTTTACTTTAGCAGCTTCTCTTCTATGAATATGGTATTATGTTcttgatcaaataatttaaCCTCATCAAGATGCTGTTCGAGATTATGATATTCTCAATTGGATGCTTACATGGAAAGTGACTGCTTATCattgagaaaatagaaaaaaaagctTATTTTTAGATACGCTTCCATAATCTTCACCCAAATCTCACTTCACACTACACTGTATTGCGTCTCACTTTACTCCCATGCTATTGTTTCTTGTCCCTATTCTGTCAATTCCGTCAACAAAATCGTTAAAGAGATGTGTGAGTTGAAAATCTTTAAATTTTTATCTTCTTGGttcactttttttatttgtaaattctAATTAGTTTCTCCTACAATGCCCATGCCACATTAGTACTTGATGGTTTTGTTGACGGAGTTGTCGGAATAAGGTAAACTGAGCCACAGAACAAGAGCACATACGATGGGGAGAAACAACAGAGTGTGTAAG encodes the following:
- the LOC137718067 gene encoding large ribosomal subunit protein mL43, with the translated sequence MALRGVWQLQKLVVSYSDWGGSSRGIRSFMETYLPTFKEKNPQLEVITELIRGQHPHLKGLYKNKTEKVVCVKNMDSEEVLQYANRLRNQLGRKVVKLKTRHVTKHPSVQGTWTTDVKF